The following coding sequences lie in one Oncorhynchus nerka isolate Pitt River linkage group LG14, Oner_Uvic_2.0, whole genome shotgun sequence genomic window:
- the LOC115141965 gene encoding SPRY domain-containing SOCS box protein 4-like, protein MGQKISGSIKSVDARGDPSYRPVRRELRGPDFCRPPRLDLLLDMPPATSDLQLHHAWNPEDRSLNVFVKEDDKLTFHRHPVAQSTDCIRGQVGYTRGLHVWRIHWPARQRGTHAVVGVGTADALLHSVGYTALVGSDCESWGWDLGRNRLYHDSKNRPASTSAPTYPCFLEADESFVLPDALLVVLDMDEGTLSFIVDGQYLGVAFRGLKGRRLYPMVSAVWGHCEVSIRYVNGLDPEPLPLMDLCRRVARLALGRDRVNQIDTLPLPETIKNYLQYQ, encoded by the exons ATGGGTCAGAAGATCTCGGGCAGCATCAAGTCGGTTGACGCACGGGGCGATCCCTCCTATCGGCCTGTCCGCCGTGAGCTGCGGGGTCCAGACTTCTGCCGGCCTCCTCGTCTTGATCTACTTTTGGACATGCCCCCTGCAACCTCTGACCTGCAGCTCCACCATGCCTGGAACCCAGAGGACCGCTCGCTCAACGTCTTTGTCAAGGAGGACGACAAGCTGACCTTCCACCGCCACCCGGTGGCCCAGAGCACCGACTGCATCCGCGGCCAGGTGGGCTACACACGGGGGCTCCATGTCTGGCGGATCCACTGGCCGGCGAGACAACGAGGAACACACGCTGTCGTAGGGGTGGGCACGGCTGACGCTCTTCTACACTCTGTGGGTTACACAGCCCTGGTGGGTTCGGACTGTGAGTCGTGGGGCTGGGACTTGGGCCGGAACAGACTCTACCACGACAGTAAGAACCGGCCGGCCTCCACCTCGGCACCAACATACCCGTGTTTCCTGGAGGCAGACGAGTCGTTTGTTCTGCCGGATGCCCTGCTGGTGGTGCTGGACATGGACGAGGGCACGCTTAGCTTCATTGTGGACGGCCAGTACCTGGGCGTGGCCTTCAGAGGGTTAAAGGGCAGGAGGCTGTACCCTATGGTCAGTGCCGTGTGGGGACACTGTGAGGTCTCCATCCGCTACGTCAATGGACTCGATC CGGAGCCCCTCCCCCTGATGGACCTGTGCAGGCGAGTGGCCAGGCTGGCTCTGGGGCGGGACCGAGTCAACCAGATAGACACCCTCCCTCTGCCAGAGACCATCAAGAACTACCTCCAGTACCAGTGA